GGGAGAAAGGACCAGGTGAGCAGATGATGGACAgaggggaggggacagagggGACCCCTGGCCCACACATATGCACCTCTCGGCCAGCAGCGTCCTCCTCTCTGGCCTCGGGACCCTGGCTTGGCCACATCTGCCCTTCTGGAACCTTCTGGGCCTTTTCGATCTGGAAAGAGAAGCCGGCAAGGAAGGTAACAGCTTCAGCAGTACATCAAGAGGTTGTGGTGACCCAGGCCAAGGCCACGCTTCAAGCATCCCTTGTACCCTGGAGGGCTTGTCGTCTCACAGGTAAGATGGCAATAATCCAAGTTCCCTGTGAGCTGGATGGCGTCCCGGCTGTCAGCTTGTCACCCCCAGCTCAAACCCTGCACCTGTCAGGTAacatccaccaccaccacctccgtCATGGCCTCCATGGACTAGCCACCAGGGACGCGCTGGCTCCTCGCCCTCTGCTCGGGCCACCCTGGCTCTGCTCCGTCTCTGACTGCGGGTGGCACGCTCCTGCGcggggcctttgcacgtgctgccCCAGAACCACCTCCGGccctctgctctctcccttccGAGCTCTGGCCCCTGCGGCTGCTTTCACAAACGCCATCTCCATCTGGGTGCCCAGCGGGCACCTCCAGTGGAACCTGGGCAGAACCATGCTCTTAATTTTCACCCCAGTCTGCTCGGCGTCTCGCTAGACGGCCCCACCACCGCCCCCGCTTTCCTCACTTGTTCAGGCCCCAAATCGAGGCTTCTGAGTCTTTTCTCTCCCATCTCCCACATCCAACCCGTCTCCACACCCTGACAGCACTTTGAGACACACTCAGGATCCGGCTACTgctcacacacaccccacacccccaccccccatcatcGGTTACCTGGATCTCTGCAGAAACCTCATcactcaccccccacccctgcctctgtCCTCATTTGACCCATTCTCCCTGCAGCAGCCAGAGGGTGCCCGTCAGCACCTGAGTCGGGACCCATACCCCTGCCCAcagccctccatggctcccaccttcctcaggggaaaagcccaagtcctccccgcagcccaccaggccctgcacgccctgccccgtcccctccctgccctcccctcctcccgctCTCCCCCTCGCTCCCCCCACTCCAGCCCCATGGGCCTCCTCGCCGGTTCTCCAGCACCCCAGGCCTAAGcctgcctcagagcctttgcacgGGCCGTGCCCTCTGTTCAGGTCACATTTCCTCCAGATCTTCACGTGACCCTCTCCTTGTCATTTAGATCTCACATCAAATGTCAACTCGTCGCAGCAAACCTGCCTGATCACCCTAGCCCTCCCCGTTTCTTCTGACATTTTCCCCGTATTGCTGACAGCCCACACCTTCACTTGTTAATCGTCCGTATTCCCCAACTAGAACGTCACCCTTCAAGGGGACAACTTTGTGCTCAGGGTATCCCAGAGCGATCAGTAAATACTTGATCAGTAAATACTAGCTGAATGAACaaacgagtgagtgagtgaatgaatgaatgataccCACTCCCAGGGTCCATTCCCAGCATCGTCTGGGTTTGATTTGGAGCCAGgctctttctgccccttctcctggcctcagtttccccttctgcacAAGGGGGTTGGTGAGTCCTTGCCCAGTCTGCTTTGCCGTGACAGTCCCAAGGTGGAAAACTGCTTTGTGATCTGCTACTTACGTGATCCGAGGGCATTTGTTCGCTGACTGTATTGACAGAGCAGCTATCAGGTGCCAGGGTTGCCCTCGGCGCCGAGCTACGGCAGTGCGTCCGCAGCGTGGCGAGATGCCCCACAGACCAGGCGAAGGTGGGACGGCACCGCTGGGGTAGAGCAGACTTCCCCACACAGCTCGGCTGACAACGGAGCCGGAGCTTTCTGTGGCGTGTGGGCCGTAGGGTGTTGAGCAGCCTCCTTGGGCTCCCCCCACTCGATGCCAGCAGCACCCCATCCCCAGTTAtgacagccacaaatgtccccaGACACTGCCCGGTGTCCCCTGGGGACAGAGCCACCCCCACGTGACAACCCCTGGGTTAGGGGAGTCCACCAACCCCCAAAAGACCGTGCAAACCATCATCATCTGACCCACTGACGTCCTAGGAGGCTGCACACATTTAAATATACAAACTGAGCTGGGTGACAGAGAGGTGAACCCCAGAGAACGATCCGGCCCCAAGTATTGTTAGCACCAAAGTAAAGGCATCTGGGGCTAAAGGAAGAGAGCGGGGACAGTGAGAGAGGAGGACAGCTCTGTCCCCTGGGTGATGTATAAGTCACCTTTGCTTGGGTCCTTTTCCTCATCCCCTGCAACCCCAGGTCCCAGGGCTCCTCCCGTCCCGTCCCGTCCTATTGCACCCCAGCCACGCTGGCACCTTCTGCTCCTCAAAAGCCCCCAGCTTCCTTTGGGGGAGCTGGCTGTTCTCGCCATCCCCACTTCCTCCCAGGCTTTGCCCGGCTGCCTCCTCGTTGGTCAGGATGGGGCTCACAGGTTCGACTTCCTTGTCCCCAGCCCCCATCCTCCCTCTGTCCGAACTGTTTTGCTTTCTCCCTTGCACCCACCACCGTCTGTCTGTATCCAGCCCGGTCACCCACTTGTCTCCCTAGTACAGAAGTCCCGAGAGCAGAGCCAGGCCAGGCACCCACGCTCACGTCCAGTCACGGAGGACACCAGGGGCTGCCTCGGGGAGGTGTGGCCCGGGGAAGGGAACAGGGGACTTACCAGCTTGAAGGTGTCCTGGAGCTGGGCCAGCACGTCCCTAGCCTGGAACTGGCTGTCCTGTAGGTGACTCAGGGCGTGCTCAAAAGCCCGCTGGCGGAAGCAGGGGGCCAGGTCCCCCAAACGCACGAAGTAGCTGCCCCCGTCGGCAGAGAGCACCTTGGGTCCGGGCTCAGAGGCGGCCAGCTGAGCTGCAGGGGAAGGCGACGTGAGCCAGCCCTTCAAGGCGCCTGCCTCCTGGGTGTCCCGAAAGGCAAAGCCCACCGGGAGGGGGGCACCGGGGGACCCCGCTCCCCGGGGGACGTGCCTCTGCCTTCCACACCCTGCTCTCACCTTGCTCCTTGGCACTCAAGGGTTGGAAGATCTCGCCCAGCTCCTCCAGCTCGCTCGGTGGGACAGTGAGGCCAAAGGCGGTGGCTCCGGGATCCTGGCCTGGGGCAGCCCCTTGGGGAAACGCTGCCCTGTCAGTGACAAGGCCTATGGTGCTGGACAGGGCCTCCAGGGCGGCCTCCGAGCCCGCGAGAAGGGGGTCTGGGGTGCTGGAGACCCCCCAGGACAGAGCTTGGCTGGAGCTCAGGGAGACGGCTGGGTCGTCACCTTTGTCCCAGGCAGAGCCCTGGGAATTGGGGATCAGATTCTGCAAGGTGTGGGCAGTGCTAGCAGCAAGGTGGCCTGCCCCAGCGGCCCCTGTGGACACTGCCTCCTTGGAGCCTGTGAGGACCGTCTTCGTCATGTCCAGGCCGGTCTGGATGGCCCCTTTTGCCATGTTTCCTGCACCCAGGGCTCCTGTGGACACTGCATCTTTCATTCCCGTGAGGACCATCTTCGTCGTGTCCAGGCCGGTCTTGGCAGCCCCTTTGGCCACGTTCACTGCACCAGTGACCCCAGTGGTCACTGTGTCTTTCGTTCCCATGAGGACAGTCTTCGTTGTGTCCAGGCCAGTCTGGACTGCTCCTTTGGCCATGTTCGCTGCATCGGTGACCCCAGTGGACACTGCGTCTTTAGTTCCCGTGAGGACCGTCTTTGTCGTGTCTAGGCCGGTCTGGACGGCACCTTTTGCCGTGTTCACTGCACCCATCGCTCCAGTGGTCACTGCGTCTTTTGTGCCCGCAAGGACCATCTTTGTCGTGTCCAGGCCAGTCTTGGCAGCTCCTTTGGCCACGTTCGCTGCACCAGTGACCCCAGTGGACACTACATCTTTAGTTCCCGTGAGGACCGTCTTTGTCGTCTCCAGGCCGGTCTGGACAGCCCCTTTGGCCACGTTCGCTGCACCCATGGCTCCAGTAGTCACTGCATCTTTAGTTCCTGTGAGGACAGTTTTCGTCGTGTCCAGGCCTGTCTGGGCGGCCCCTTTGGCCATGTTTGCTGCAcccatggctccagtgatcactGCACCTTTAGTTCCCGTGAGGACCATCTTTGTCGTGTCCAGGCCGGTCTGCACAGCCCCTTTGGCCATGTTTGCTGCACCCATGGCTCCAGTGGTTACTGCATCTTTAGTTCCTGTGAGGACTGTCTTTGTTGTGTCCAGGCCAGTCTGGACGGCCCCTTTGGCCACGTTCGCTGCACCCATGGCTCCAGTGGTCACTGTGTCTTTAGTTCCCGTGAGGACCGTCTTCGTCGTGTCCAGGCCGGTCTGGACGGCTCCTTTGGCCACGTTCACTGCACCAGTGACCCCAGTGGTCACTGTGTCTTTAGTTCCCGTGAGGACCGTCTTCGTTGTGTCCAGGCCAGTGTGGACGGCCCCTTTCGCCATGTTTGCTGCACCCATGGCTCCAGTGGTCACTGCGTCTTTAGTTCCCATGAGGACCGTCTTCGTCGTGTCCACGCCGGTCTGGACAGCCCCTTTGGCCATGTTCGCTGCACCCATGGCTCCAGTGGTCACTGTGTCTTTAGTTCCCGTGAGGACCGTCTTCGTCGTGTCCAGGCCGGTCTGGACGGCCCCTTTGGCCACGTTCGCTGCACCCATGGCTCCAGTGGTCACTGTGTCTTTAGTTCCCGTGAGGACCGTCTTCGTCGTGTCCAGGCCGGTCTGGACGGCCCCTTTGGCCACGTTCGCTGCACCAGTGACCCCAGTGGTCACTGCATCTTTAGTTCCCATGAGGACCATCTTCGTCGTGTCCAGGCCGGTCTGGACGGCCCCTTTGGCCATGTTCGCTGCACCCATGGCTCCAGTGGTCACTGCATCTTTAGTTCCTGTGAGGACCGTCTTTGTTGTGTCCAGGCCAGTCTGGACAGCCCCTTTGGCCACGTTCACTGCACCAGTGACCCCAGTGGTCACTGCATCTTTAGTTCCCATGAGGACCGTCTTCGTCGTGTCCAGACCGGTCTGGACGGCCCCTTTGGCCACGTTCGCTGCACCCAGGGCTCCAGTGGTCACTGTGTCTTTAGTTCCCTTGAGGACCATCTTCGTCGTGTCCAGGCCGGTCTGGACAGCCCCTTTGGCCACGTTTGCTGCACCAATCGCTCCAGTGGTCACTGCGTCTTTAGTTCCCGTGAGGACCGTCTTTGTTGTATCCAGGCCAGTCTGGACGGCCCCTTTGGCCATGTTCGCTGCACCCATGGCTCCAGTGGTCACTGTGTCTTTAGTTCCCGTGAGGACCGTCTTCGTCGTGTCCAGGCCGGTCTGGACGGCTCCTTTGGCCACGTTCACTGCACCAGTGACCCCAGTGGTCACTGTGTCTTTAGTTCCCGTGAGGACTGTCTTCGTTGTGTCCAGGCCAGTGTGGACGGCCCCTTTCGCCATGTTTGCTGCACCCATGGCTCCAGTGGTCACTGTGTCTTTAGTTCCCGTGAGGACCGTCTTCGTCGTGTCCAGGCCGGTCTGGACGGCCCCTTTGGCCACGTTCGCTGCACCAGTGACCCCAGTGGTCACTGCATCTTTAGTTCCCATGAGGACCGTCTTCGTCGTGTCCAGGCCGGTCTGGACAGCCCCTTTGGCCACGTTCGCTGCACCCATGGCTCCAGTGGTCACTGCATCTTTAGTTCCCGTGAGGACTGTCTTTGTCGTGTCCAGGCCGGTCTGGACAGCTCCTTTGGCCACGTTCACTGCACCCATGGCTCCAGTGGTCACTGTGTCTTTAGTTCCCGTGAGGACCGTCTTCGTTGTGTCCAGGCCAGTGTGGACGGCCCCTTTCGCCATGTTTGCTGCACCCATGACTCCAGTGGTCACTGCATCTTTAGTTCCCGTGAGGACCGTCTTCGTCGTGTCCAGGCCGGTCTGGACAGCCCCTTTGGCCACATTCGCTGCACCCATGGCTCCAGTGGTCACTGCATCTTTAGTTCCTGTGAGGACCGTCTTCGTCGTGTCCAGGCCAGTCTGGATGGCCCCTTTGGCCACGTTCGCTGCACCCATGGCTCCAGTGGTCACCGCATCCTTGGTGCCTTTGAGGGCAGATTTTGAGGTGTCCAGACCCCCCCTGGACCACCCCCTTGGCCATGCCCATCGCCCCGGTGAGCCCACTGGACACGGCCTCCTTGGTCCCGGCGAGTGCCACCCGGGTCGCCTCCAGGCCTCCATGGACCAGCCCTTTCGCCCCGTCCAGCACGGTGGCCACTCCAGAGGGGACTGCATCCCTGGTGCTTGTCATCTCAGAGCTCAGCCGTTCCTTTGCTCCAGACATCCCCTGGTGGGAAAGGACAGCAGAGGTCAAGAGATGAGCCCGGCGACACTCCCCTCACCACCCCCCAGACCTCACTCTCCCGGACTCCCAGCATGCCTCGGGAAGCGGCGGCAGCCACCCCCAGGCCCCACCTTCCCCATGAATGAGCTGCTTCATCTGCAGCCCCCATTATCCACGTACATCCCACTTCAGCTTCTATCAGGCTGTGGTTCGCAGCCCTAGTGCCTCACGGTACAAAAGGATTCCTCTGTCACCCTCCACCAGTTCCCTGGCTCCAGAGAGACCCCATTTGGTGCCAGGTGGTTCCTAACACCTCTTGAACCCACGCCGAGGTCCAAGGCCATGGGCTCAGCCCAGGAGAGACCATAATTATGGTACGTGATcataattaaatttcattttagcCCCATCAGCCTAGTTTGTGTTTACGGCCACTGAGCCTGGTTTTCCAGGTACAATGGGGAGAGAAAATTCCTTATTGAAGCAAGCGGATCCAAGCAGAAATGAACCGAGTTTTAGAAAAGGAGCAACTCGGAAAATCCAGGGATTAGGTGCAGAGCCGTTGGCAATTGGCTGTATTTCA
This Choloepus didactylus isolate mChoDid1 chromosome 25 unlocalized genomic scaffold, mChoDid1.pri SUPER_25_unloc1, whole genome shotgun sequence DNA region includes the following protein-coding sequences:
- the PLIN4 gene encoding LOW QUALITY PROTEIN: perilipin-4 (The sequence of the model RefSeq protein was modified relative to this genomic sequence to represent the inferred CDS: deleted 1 base in 1 codon); protein product: MSARDKGSQDPPKAKGKTLSSFLGSLPGFSSARNLVANARETRPAADPVGSPAPEAAQAQAQAASNPEQLATGTEKLLRPSDKGMSGAKERLSSEMTSTRDAVPSGVATVLDGAKGLVHGGLEATRVALAGTKEAVSSGLTGAMGMAKGVVQGGLDTSKSALKGTKDAVTTGAMGAANVAKGAIQTGLDTTKTVLTGTKDAVTTGAMGAANVAKGAVQTGLDTTKTVLTGTKDAVTTGVMGAANMAKGAVHTGLDTTKTVLTGTKDTVTTGAMGAVNVAKGAVQTGLDTTKTVLTGTKDAVTTGAMGAANVAKGAVQTGLDTTKTVLMGTKDAVTTGVTGAANVAKGAVQTGLDTTKTVLTGTKDTVTTGAMGAANMAKGAVHTGLDTTKTVLTGTKDTVTTGVTGAVNVAKGAVQTGLDTTKTVLTGTKDTVTTGAMGAANMAKGAVQTGLDTTKTVLTGTKDAVTTGAIGAANVAKGAVQTGLDTTKMVLKGTKDTVTTGALGAANVAKGAVQTGLDTTKTVLMGTKDAVTTGVTGAVNVAKGAVQTGLDTTKTVLTGTKDAVTTGAMGAANMAKGAVQTGLDTTKMVLMGTKDAVTTGVTGAANVAKGAVQTGLDTTKTVLTGTKDTVTTGAMGAANVAKGAVQTGLDTTKTVLTGTKDTVTTGAMGAANMAKGAVQTGVDTTKTVLMGTKDAVTTGAMGAANMAKGAVHTGLDTTKTVLTGTKDTVTTGVTGAVNVAKGAVQTGLDTTKTVLTGTKDTVTTGAMGAANVAKGAVQTGLDTTKTVLTGTKDAVTTGAMGAANMAKGAVQTGLDTTKMVLTGTKGAVITGAMGAANMAKGAAQTGLDTTKTVLTGTKDAVTTGAMGAANVAKGAVQTGLETTKTVLTGTKDVVSTGVTGAANVAKGAAKTGLDTTKMVLAGTKDAVTTGAMGAVNTAKGAVQTGLDTTKTVLTGTKDAVSTGVTDAANMAKGAVQTGLDTTKTVLMGTKDTVTTGVTGAVNVAKGAAKTGLDTTKMVLTGMKDAVSTGALGAGNMAKGAIQTGLDMTKTVLTGSKEAVSTGAAGAGHLAASTAHTLQNLIPNSQGSAWDKGDDPAVSLSSSQALSWGVSSTPDPLLAGSEAALEALSSTIGLVTDRAAFPQGAAPGQDPGATAFGLTVPPSELEELGEIFQPLSAKEQAQLAASEPGPKVLSADGGSYFVRLGDLAPCFRQRAFEHALSHLQDSQFQARDVLAQLQDTFKLIEKAQKVPEGQMWPSQGPEAREEDAAGREVGDPSSLARLCDLIRRLHVACSGLAAGLQGLPPELQQQVAGARHGVCELYSVASSAQTLGELPAESLARSCEGVSQAWQGLERQLETVQHSRPLSWLVGPFALHPPGQLL